A stretch of the Bordetella genomosp. 8 genome encodes the following:
- a CDS encoding DUF2474 domain-containing protein, with protein sequence MRIWKRLAWLIVIWAASVAVLGGVALIVRWMMSAAGLTLH encoded by the coding sequence ATGCGTATCTGGAAACGACTTGCCTGGCTGATCGTCATCTGGGCCGCCAGCGTGGCGGTCCTGGGCGGCGTCGCGCTGATCGTGCGCTGGATGATGAGCGCCGCCGGCCTCACCCTGCACTAG
- a CDS encoding nuclear transport factor 2 family protein translates to MTTRPPLPPFSHESAVQKVRLAEDGWNSRDPAKVSLAYTEDTVWRNRAEFVNGRAQVVEFLTRKWRKELDYRLIKELWAHDGNRIAVRYAYEWHDDSGNWYRSYGNENWEFDDAGLMRFRHACINDLPIQESDRKFHWPLGARPADHPGLSDLGL, encoded by the coding sequence ATGACCACTCGTCCTCCGCTTCCGCCCTTTTCCCATGAATCCGCCGTGCAGAAAGTCCGCCTCGCCGAAGACGGATGGAATAGCCGCGATCCGGCCAAGGTATCGCTGGCCTATACGGAAGACACCGTATGGCGCAACCGTGCCGAGTTCGTCAATGGGCGGGCGCAAGTCGTCGAGTTCCTGACCCGCAAATGGCGCAAGGAGCTCGATTACCGGCTCATCAAGGAACTGTGGGCGCACGACGGCAATCGGATCGCGGTGCGCTATGCCTACGAATGGCACGACGACTCGGGCAACTGGTATCGCTCCTACGGCAATGAGAACTGGGAATTCGACGACGCGGGCCTGATGCGTTTCCGTCATGCCTGCATCAACGACCTGCCGATCCAGGAATCGGACAGGAAATTCCATTGGCCGCTGGGCGCGCGCCCCGCCGACCATCCGGGATTGAGCGACCTGGGACTTTGA
- a CDS encoding acetate/propionate family kinase, which translates to MPADLSPILVLNSGSSSLKFALFRPDGNDETAVAEGAAEQVGRADGHLRVRDAGGKILVEQDHDMPTQAHALDILARTLAEVRLGPPAAVGHRIVHGGPHLRDHQALTPDVMAQLRQAVHFAPLHIPVALELAERARTLWPRAGQYACFDTAFHQTMPARATRLPLPARYAEAGVARYGFHGLSYESLVRRLGADLPSRAVFAHLGNGASLCAVQDGRSIDTTMGMTPAGGIPMGSRSGDLDPGVILYLMRTEQLDADSLETLINRESGLAGMAEGESDMQALLTRRAAGDAHAALAVDVFTTAVGKQIGAYAALMGGIDLLVFTGGIGEHSADIRRRIVAPLGFLGIGPAVPGPAVMVVATEEERQMARHCRQLMSRA; encoded by the coding sequence ATGCCTGCCGACTTATCCCCCATCCTGGTGCTCAATAGCGGGTCGTCATCGCTGAAATTCGCGCTGTTTCGCCCAGACGGCAACGATGAAACCGCCGTGGCCGAAGGCGCGGCCGAACAAGTCGGGCGCGCCGACGGGCATCTGCGGGTACGCGACGCCGGGGGCAAGATACTGGTCGAACAGGATCACGACATGCCCACGCAGGCTCATGCGCTGGATATCCTGGCGCGCACGCTGGCGGAGGTCAGGCTGGGCCCGCCGGCGGCGGTCGGCCATCGCATCGTGCACGGGGGCCCGCACCTGCGCGATCACCAGGCGCTGACGCCCGATGTCATGGCGCAGTTGCGCCAGGCCGTACATTTCGCGCCGCTGCATATTCCCGTGGCCCTGGAGCTGGCCGAGCGCGCCCGCACGCTCTGGCCGCGGGCCGGGCAGTACGCCTGCTTCGACACGGCCTTCCATCAGACCATGCCGGCGCGCGCCACCCGCCTGCCCTTGCCCGCCCGCTATGCCGAAGCCGGCGTGGCGCGCTACGGTTTCCACGGGCTTTCCTACGAATCGCTGGTGCGCCGTCTGGGCGCCGACCTGCCCTCCAGGGCCGTGTTCGCGCACCTGGGCAATGGCGCCAGCCTGTGCGCCGTGCAGGATGGGAGGTCGATCGACACCACGATGGGCATGACGCCCGCCGGCGGCATCCCGATGGGGTCGCGCAGCGGCGACCTGGATCCAGGCGTGATCCTGTACCTCATGCGCACGGAGCAACTGGATGCCGACAGCCTCGAAACGCTGATCAATCGCGAAAGCGGGCTGGCCGGCATGGCCGAAGGCGAAAGCGACATGCAGGCGTTGCTGACTCGCCGTGCGGCCGGCGATGCGCACGCCGCGCTTGCGGTCGACGTTTTCACCACCGCGGTCGGCAAGCAGATAGGCGCCTATGCGGCCCTGATGGGCGGCATCGACCTGCTGGTCTTCACGGGCGGCATCGGCGAGCATAGCGCCGACATCCGCCGCCGCATCGTCGCGCCGCTGGGCTTCCTGGGTATCGGGCCGGCGGTGCCCGGCCCGGCCGTCATGGTGGTCGCCACCGAAGAAGAACGGCAGATGGCGCGCCATTGCCGCCAGCTGATGTCGCGGGCCTGA
- the cydB gene encoding cytochrome d ubiquinol oxidase subunit II — MGIDLPLIWAVIILFGVMMYVIMDGFDLGIGILFPFFPAKEDRDTMMNTVAPVWDGNETWLVLGGAGLLAAFPLAYSVVLSALYLPIILMLIGLVFRGVAFEFRFKASDEHRHWWDKAFICGSVLATFFQGVTLGAYIGGIKVANGAYAGGAFDWLTPFSVFTGIALLAAYALLGSTWLVMKTDDTLLARARAMATGSAWAVLAAIVVISVWTPLLDPGIAHRWFSLPNLFYFAPVPLLVLACVYLLVRTVRRDAHAAPFVCALGLVFLGYTGLGISVWPNVIPPGVSIWDAAAPPQSMGFALVGALLIVPVILMYTAWGYYVFRGKVRRGEGYH, encoded by the coding sequence ATGGGTATCGATCTTCCGCTGATCTGGGCCGTCATCATCCTGTTCGGCGTCATGATGTACGTGATCATGGACGGCTTCGACCTCGGCATAGGCATCCTGTTTCCCTTCTTCCCCGCCAAGGAAGACCGCGACACCATGATGAACACCGTGGCGCCGGTGTGGGACGGCAACGAAACCTGGCTGGTCCTGGGCGGCGCCGGGCTGCTCGCCGCCTTCCCGCTTGCCTACAGCGTGGTGTTGAGCGCGCTCTACCTGCCCATCATCCTGATGCTGATCGGCCTGGTGTTTCGCGGCGTCGCCTTTGAGTTCCGCTTCAAGGCCAGCGACGAGCACCGGCACTGGTGGGACAAGGCCTTCATCTGCGGTTCGGTGCTGGCGACGTTTTTCCAGGGCGTGACCCTGGGGGCGTACATCGGCGGCATCAAGGTGGCCAACGGCGCTTACGCCGGGGGTGCCTTCGATTGGCTGACGCCGTTCAGCGTATTCACCGGCATCGCGCTGCTGGCCGCCTACGCCCTGCTGGGCAGCACCTGGCTGGTGATGAAGACCGACGACACCCTGCTGGCGCGCGCCCGCGCCATGGCGACGGGCTCGGCCTGGGCCGTGCTGGCCGCCATCGTGGTGATCAGCGTCTGGACCCCGCTGCTGGATCCGGGCATCGCCCATCGCTGGTTCAGCCTGCCCAACCTGTTCTATTTCGCTCCGGTGCCGCTGCTGGTGCTGGCCTGCGTGTACCTGCTGGTCAGGACCGTGCGGCGCGACGCGCACGCGGCGCCTTTCGTCTGCGCGCTGGGATTGGTGTTCCTGGGCTATACAGGCCTGGGCATCAGCGTGTGGCCCAACGTCATCCCGCCGGGCGTGTCGATCTGGGATGCGGCGGCGCCGCCACAAAGCATGGGATTCGCACTGGTGGGCGCCCTGCTGATCGTGCCGGTCATCCTCATGTACACCGCCTGGGGGTACTACGTCTTCCGCGGCAAGGTGCGGCGCGGCGAAGGCTATCACTGA
- a CDS encoding GntR family transcriptional regulator, with protein sequence MSTHTLSAGVPIYHQIAQVLRRRIEAGEWGQGNHLATEQALCREFGVSRTTVRHALSQLKREGLLSSQRGVGTRRVGEPSRSKYVSNLSDPLHASLASDPRVVSMEMAAARGAIAAFLGLNEGEPILRLIRVHYLDGEPLSVVESYLPAIMQGAMDQFPLRSLHDIMWNDFDLKVAKSVHTISVSRAETYVADLLNIGLGDPVMHVQASTYLQDGRPIRWTDNFFREDRYQYTSEFFWEPPQRTDAGPSAT encoded by the coding sequence ATGTCGACGCATACTTTATCGGCCGGGGTGCCGATCTATCACCAGATCGCGCAGGTTTTACGCCGCAGGATCGAGGCTGGGGAATGGGGTCAGGGCAACCATCTGGCGACGGAACAGGCGCTCTGTCGCGAATTCGGCGTCAGCCGCACCACCGTGCGCCATGCGCTCAGCCAGCTCAAGCGCGAAGGGCTGTTGAGCAGCCAGCGCGGCGTGGGCACACGCCGCGTCGGCGAGCCGTCGCGCAGCAAATATGTCAGCAATCTGTCGGACCCATTGCATGCAAGCCTGGCCAGCGATCCGCGCGTGGTTTCCATGGAAATGGCGGCGGCGCGCGGGGCGATCGCCGCGTTCCTGGGCTTGAACGAAGGCGAGCCCATCCTCAGGCTGATCCGCGTTCATTACCTGGACGGCGAGCCGCTGTCCGTGGTGGAAAGCTATCTGCCGGCCATCATGCAAGGCGCGATGGACCAGTTCCCGCTGCGCAGCCTGCACGACATCATGTGGAATGACTTCGACCTCAAGGTCGCCAAAAGCGTGCACACCATTTCCGTGTCGCGCGCCGAAACCTATGTGGCGGACCTCCTGAACATCGGCCTGGGCGATCCCGTCATGCACGTCCAGGCTTCCACGTACTTGCAGGATGGGCGTCCCATCCGCTGGACCGACAATTTCTTCCGGGAAGACCGGTACCAGTACACCTCCGAGTTTTTCTGGGAGCCGCCTCAGCGTACGGACGCGGGACCTTCCGCTACCTGA
- the prpF gene encoding 2-methylaconitate cis-trans isomerase PrpF, which translates to MNTAGKQIEIPALYMRGGTSKGVFFLPQDLPADPARRDAVLLRVAGSPDPYGKQIDGMGAATSSTSKVVIVGKSTRSDCDVDYWFGQVAIGQPLVDWSGNCGNLTSAVGPFAIHRGLVQAPSDGVATIRIWQANIQRRIIAQVPMRDGQVQELGDFELDGVTFPAAEIPLTFLDPGAGGDAQGGGMFPTGRAIDEIFVPGVGTIEATLIDAGNPAVLVDAAALGLTGTETQARINGDAALLARMELVRAHAAVAMGAARTAAEATATRQHTPKLAFFGPPASYVASSGAPIDAATIDVAARIMSMGQLHHAMTGTGAVAIAAAAAVPGTILSRILGGARDTLCFGHTSGRLRVGAEARQHEGRWEVTKVTLSRSARRLMAGCVYVPASAWDGQA; encoded by the coding sequence ATGAATACGGCAGGCAAGCAGATAGAGATTCCCGCGTTGTATATGCGCGGCGGCACCAGCAAGGGCGTGTTTTTCCTGCCCCAGGACCTGCCTGCCGATCCCGCGCGGCGCGATGCGGTGCTGCTGCGTGTGGCAGGCAGCCCCGATCCTTATGGCAAGCAGATCGACGGCATGGGCGCGGCCACGTCCAGCACCAGCAAGGTGGTGATCGTGGGCAAGAGCACGCGGTCCGACTGCGATGTGGACTATTGGTTCGGCCAGGTCGCCATCGGCCAGCCGCTGGTCGACTGGAGCGGCAACTGCGGCAATCTGACCTCCGCGGTCGGGCCGTTCGCGATACATCGCGGCCTGGTGCAGGCGCCGTCCGATGGCGTGGCCACCATACGCATCTGGCAGGCGAACATCCAGCGGCGCATCATCGCGCAGGTGCCGATGCGCGATGGCCAGGTGCAGGAGCTGGGCGATTTCGAGCTGGACGGCGTGACCTTTCCGGCGGCGGAAATCCCCTTGACCTTCCTCGATCCCGGGGCTGGCGGCGATGCGCAGGGCGGCGGCATGTTCCCCACCGGACGCGCCATCGACGAGATATTCGTTCCAGGCGTCGGCACGATAGAGGCCACGCTGATCGATGCCGGCAATCCGGCGGTGCTGGTCGACGCCGCGGCGTTGGGCCTGACCGGCACAGAGACGCAGGCTCGCATCAATGGCGATGCGGCGCTGCTGGCGCGCATGGAGCTGGTGCGGGCGCACGCCGCCGTGGCGATGGGGGCGGCGCGGACGGCGGCCGAAGCCACCGCGACGCGCCAGCATACGCCCAAGCTGGCTTTCTTCGGCCCGCCCGCCAGCTATGTCGCGTCCAGCGGTGCGCCGATCGACGCGGCGACGATCGACGTCGCGGCCCGCATCATGTCGATGGGCCAGCTGCATCATGCGATGACGGGGACGGGCGCGGTCGCCATCGCGGCGGCCGCGGCGGTGCCGGGCACCATCCTCAGCCGCATCCTGGGCGGCGCGCGCGATACGCTTTGCTTCGGCCACACGTCCGGCCGGCTGCGCGTCGGCGCCGAAGCGCGGCAGCATGAAGGTCGCTGGGAAGTCACCAAGGTGACCTTGAGCCGCAGCGCGCGGCGCCTGATGGCTGGCTGCGTGTACGTGCCGGCTTCCGCCTGGGACGGTCAGGCCTGA
- a CDS encoding cytochrome ubiquinol oxidase subunit I translates to MLGLDALTLARIQFGFTISFHIIFPAITIGLASYLAVLEGLWLATRKTLYRDLYHYWLKIFAVNFGMGVVSGLVMAYQFGTNWSYFSTFAGGITGPLLAYEVLTAFFLEAGFLGVMLFGWNRVGPGLHMLSTVMVAIGTLISATWILASNSWMQTPQGYEIIDGRAVPVDWLQVIFNPSFPYRLAHMVVAAYLSTALLVGASAAWHLLRGQGTPAVRKMLSMALWMALLVAPVQALIGDMHGINTLAHQPAKIAAIEGHWEQPAPGAGAPLLLFGIPDMAEQETRYKLEVPRLGSLILTHSWDGKVPSLNEFAPADRPNATVVFWTFRAMVGLGVLMILLGVWGLWLRRGQRLYTQRGFLRFALCMGPAGLAAILAGWMTTEIGRQPWVVYGVMRTADAVSPHGAGQLGFTLALFVVVYFVVFGAGVAYMLKLIRKGPQGDHGDAPPDGGPGEEHHAMRPLSAASDDTRPPAAALASASGS, encoded by the coding sequence ATGTTAGGCCTGGATGCCTTGACCCTGGCCCGGATACAGTTCGGGTTCACCATTTCCTTCCACATCATTTTTCCGGCGATCACGATAGGCCTTGCCAGTTATCTGGCCGTGCTGGAAGGGTTGTGGCTGGCCACGCGCAAGACGCTGTACCGCGACCTGTACCACTACTGGTTGAAGATCTTCGCCGTGAACTTCGGCATGGGCGTGGTGTCGGGCCTGGTGATGGCCTATCAGTTCGGCACCAACTGGAGCTACTTTTCGACCTTCGCGGGCGGCATCACCGGTCCCTTGCTGGCCTACGAGGTGTTGACGGCATTCTTCCTGGAAGCGGGCTTCCTGGGCGTCATGTTGTTCGGCTGGAATCGCGTGGGCCCGGGCCTGCACATGCTGTCGACTGTCATGGTCGCCATCGGAACGCTGATATCCGCCACCTGGATACTGGCATCCAACAGTTGGATGCAGACCCCGCAGGGCTACGAAATCATCGACGGCCGCGCCGTCCCGGTGGATTGGCTGCAGGTCATCTTCAATCCCTCCTTCCCCTATCGCCTGGCGCACATGGTGGTGGCCGCCTACCTGAGCACCGCGCTGCTGGTCGGCGCCAGCGCCGCCTGGCACCTGCTGCGCGGCCAGGGCACGCCGGCGGTGCGCAAGATGTTGTCCATGGCCTTGTGGATGGCATTGCTGGTGGCGCCCGTGCAGGCCCTGATCGGCGACATGCACGGCATCAACACGCTGGCGCACCAGCCCGCCAAGATCGCCGCGATCGAAGGCCACTGGGAACAGCCCGCGCCCGGCGCGGGCGCGCCGCTGCTGCTGTTCGGCATACCCGACATGGCCGAACAGGAAACCCGCTACAAGCTGGAAGTGCCGCGCCTCGGCAGCCTGATCCTGACGCACTCCTGGGACGGCAAGGTGCCCAGCCTGAACGAGTTCGCGCCCGCCGACCGCCCCAATGCCACCGTGGTGTTCTGGACGTTCCGCGCGATGGTGGGACTGGGCGTGCTGATGATACTGCTGGGCGTGTGGGGGCTGTGGCTGCGGCGCGGACAGCGGCTGTACACGCAGCGCGGCTTCCTGCGCTTCGCCTTGTGCATGGGGCCGGCGGGCCTGGCCGCCATCCTGGCCGGCTGGATGACCACGGAAATCGGGCGCCAGCCCTGGGTCGTCTACGGGGTGATGCGTACGGCCGACGCCGTATCGCCGCATGGCGCCGGCCAGTTGGGCTTCACGCTGGCACTGTTCGTCGTCGTGTACTTCGTGGTGTTCGGCGCGGGCGTGGCCTATATGCTGAAGCTGATCCGCAAGGGGCCGCAAGGCGACCACGGCGACGCGCCCCCCGATGGCGGGCCGGGCGAGGAGCACCACGCCATGCGGCCGCTGTCCGCGGCGTCAGACGACACGCGCCCGCCGGCCGCCGCATTGGCATCGGCATCGGGGAGCTGA
- a CDS encoding phosphoketolase family protein, with translation MTLSQPPVQVTQDPPPGDEELQAMHAYWRACNYLAAGMIYLRANPLLREPLQADHFKRRLLGHWGSDPGQSFTLVHLNRLIRQRDLNVMFISGPGHGAPATLAHAYLEGRYSEIYPDRGQDEAGMQRFFRLFSFPGGIGSHCTPETPGSIHEGGELGYSLSHGYGAVFDNPDLVAAVMVGDGEAETGPLATSWHSNKFLNPVRDGAVLPILHLNGYKIANPTILARIPREELEALLTGYGHRPYFVEGDEPQAMHRAMAATMDRCFDEIAAIQRRAREEGNLERPRWPMIVLRSPKGWTGPRMVDGHRVEGYWRAHQVPVADPASNPANLKVVENWLRSYGPEELFDEKGAPMPFLRALAPEGDRRISANPHANGGLLCKALDMPDFRDYAVQVKAPAATYVSPTAVLGTFLRDVMARNMNNFRLFGPDETASNKLTAVYEVSPKTWMAETLPVDEDGGELAHDGRVMEMLSEHTLEGWLEGYVLTGRHGFFATYEAFVHVIDSMFNQHAKWLEKAKLELSWRAPIPSLNLLITSLVWRQDHNGFTHQDPGFLDVVCNKSPEVVRVYLPPDANCLLSVADHCLRTRDYVNVIVADKQPHLQYLDLDSAIKHCTKGIGIWEWASTDHGSEPDVVIACAGDVATMEALAAVQILKERCEGLKIRFVNVVDLFRLMPDTDHPHGLSDRDFDSLFTTDKPVIFNFHSYATLVHKLTYRRRNHENIHVHGYQEKGSINTPFELAMLNQIDRFHLAIDAIDRVPALQSRGAHVKEWLRDQIIVHTDHAHAEGIDRDDIRDWTWST, from the coding sequence ATGACGCTCTCCCAACCCCCCGTGCAAGTCACGCAGGACCCGCCGCCAGGCGACGAGGAATTGCAGGCCATGCACGCGTACTGGCGCGCTTGCAACTACCTTGCGGCGGGCATGATCTACCTGCGGGCCAATCCGCTGCTGCGCGAACCCCTGCAGGCGGATCATTTCAAGCGCCGCCTGCTGGGGCACTGGGGGTCGGACCCCGGCCAATCCTTCACGCTGGTCCACCTGAACCGGCTCATCCGCCAGCGCGACCTGAACGTGATGTTCATATCGGGGCCCGGGCACGGCGCCCCCGCCACGCTGGCGCACGCCTACCTGGAAGGCCGCTATAGCGAGATCTATCCGGATCGCGGCCAGGACGAAGCGGGCATGCAGCGATTCTTCCGGCTGTTCTCCTTTCCTGGCGGCATCGGTTCGCATTGCACGCCCGAGACGCCGGGCAGCATCCACGAGGGCGGCGAGCTGGGCTACAGCCTGTCGCATGGCTACGGCGCGGTATTCGACAATCCGGACTTGGTCGCCGCCGTCATGGTCGGCGACGGCGAAGCCGAAACGGGGCCCCTGGCGACGTCCTGGCACTCCAACAAATTCCTGAATCCGGTGCGCGATGGCGCGGTGCTGCCCATCCTGCATTTGAACGGCTACAAGATCGCCAATCCCACCATCCTGGCGCGCATCCCGCGCGAGGAACTGGAAGCCCTGCTGACAGGCTACGGCCATCGCCCTTACTTCGTCGAAGGCGACGAACCGCAGGCCATGCATCGCGCGATGGCGGCCACGATGGATCGCTGCTTCGACGAGATCGCCGCCATCCAGCGCCGCGCGCGCGAAGAAGGCAATCTGGAACGCCCGCGCTGGCCGATGATCGTCCTGCGCAGTCCCAAGGGCTGGACCGGGCCGCGCATGGTCGACGGACACCGCGTCGAAGGCTACTGGCGCGCGCACCAGGTGCCCGTGGCCGATCCCGCCAGCAATCCGGCCAACCTGAAGGTGGTCGAAAACTGGCTGCGCAGCTATGGCCCCGAAGAGCTGTTCGACGAAAAAGGCGCGCCCATGCCTTTCCTGCGCGCGTTGGCGCCCGAAGGCGATCGCCGCATCAGCGCCAACCCGCATGCCAACGGCGGCCTGCTGTGCAAGGCGCTGGACATGCCCGATTTCCGCGACTACGCGGTCCAGGTCAAGGCGCCCGCCGCGACCTACGTGTCGCCGACCGCGGTGCTGGGCACGTTCCTGCGCGACGTCATGGCGCGCAATATGAACAACTTCCGCCTGTTCGGTCCCGACGAAACCGCCAGCAACAAGCTGACGGCCGTATACGAGGTATCGCCCAAGACCTGGATGGCGGAAACGCTGCCTGTGGACGAGGACGGCGGCGAGCTGGCGCATGACGGCCGCGTCATGGAGATGCTCAGCGAACACACCCTGGAAGGCTGGCTGGAAGGCTATGTCCTGACAGGACGCCACGGCTTCTTCGCGACCTATGAAGCCTTCGTGCACGTCATTGATTCCATGTTCAACCAGCATGCCAAATGGCTGGAGAAGGCCAAGCTGGAATTGAGCTGGCGCGCGCCGATCCCGTCGCTCAACCTGCTGATCACGTCGCTGGTCTGGCGCCAGGACCATAATGGATTCACCCATCAGGATCCCGGTTTCCTGGACGTGGTCTGCAACAAGAGCCCGGAGGTGGTGCGGGTCTATCTGCCGCCGGACGCCAACTGCCTCCTCAGCGTGGCCGATCACTGCCTGCGCACGCGCGACTACGTCAACGTGATCGTCGCCGACAAGCAGCCCCACCTGCAGTACCTGGACCTCGATTCGGCCATCAAGCATTGCACCAAGGGCATCGGCATCTGGGAATGGGCGTCCACCGACCATGGCAGCGAGCCCGACGTGGTGATCGCCTGCGCGGGCGACGTGGCGACCATGGAAGCGCTGGCCGCCGTCCAGATCCTGAAGGAAAGATGCGAAGGGCTGAAGATCCGCTTCGTGAACGTCGTCGACCTGTTCCGCCTCATGCCGGACACCGATCATCCGCATGGCCTGTCGGACCGCGACTTCGATTCGTTATTCACCACGGACAAACCCGTGATCTTCAACTTCCACTCCTACGCGACGCTGGTACACAAGCTGACCTACCGCCGGCGCAACCACGAGAACATCCACGTGCATGGCTACCAGGAAAAGGGAAGCATCAACACGCCCTTCGAGCTGGCCATGCTGAACCAGATAGACCGCTTCCACCTGGCCATCGACGCGATCGATCGCGTGCCGGCGCTGCAGAGCCGTGGCGCGCACGTCAAGGAATGGCTGCGCGATCAGATCATCGTCCACACGGATCACGCGCATGCCGAGGGCATAGACCGCGACGATATCCGCGACTGGACGTGGTCGACGTAA
- a CDS encoding polysaccharide deacetylase family protein, which produces MQPRRYGPFPYIPMPSRPRFALPNGARVALWVNPNVEFFGLDDVMPGRQNERVPRDTAHVPNVRNWSLRDYGNRVGIWRLMDTLSRYGIRASAALNSEVCDQHPEIIAEAVRRGWEFLGHGITNTVRLDEMPAEQERQAIFDMVDRIEKASGTRPVGWLGPALSETWRSLEYLSEAGIRYVCDWVNDDQPYTMEVGSPRMVSIPYSVQTNDVPAYYDMKVSVPEFEAMIKRQFDVLYREGETSGRVMAIAVHPFVTGLPHRIGALDAALEYICGHEGVWLATGREILEHYVQSDFARAMEPLPPPGKA; this is translated from the coding sequence ATGCAGCCCCGCCGCTACGGCCCTTTTCCCTATATCCCCATGCCATCCCGCCCCCGGTTCGCGCTGCCCAATGGCGCCCGCGTGGCCTTGTGGGTGAACCCCAATGTCGAGTTCTTCGGCCTGGACGACGTCATGCCCGGCCGGCAGAACGAACGCGTCCCGCGCGACACCGCCCACGTCCCCAATGTGCGCAACTGGTCGTTGCGCGACTACGGCAACCGCGTCGGCATCTGGCGGCTGATGGATACCCTGAGCCGCTACGGCATCCGCGCCAGCGCGGCCTTGAACAGCGAGGTGTGCGACCAGCATCCGGAAATCATCGCCGAGGCCGTGCGCCGCGGCTGGGAATTCCTGGGGCACGGCATCACCAATACCGTGCGCCTGGACGAGATGCCCGCCGAGCAGGAGCGGCAGGCGATCTTCGACATGGTCGACCGCATCGAAAAGGCCTCCGGCACCCGCCCGGTCGGCTGGCTGGGACCCGCGCTGTCGGAAACCTGGCGATCGCTGGAATACCTGTCCGAAGCGGGTATCCGCTATGTCTGCGACTGGGTGAACGACGACCAGCCCTACACCATGGAAGTCGGCTCGCCGCGCATGGTGTCCATACCCTACAGCGTCCAGACCAACGATGTGCCGGCCTACTACGACATGAAGGTGTCGGTGCCGGAATTCGAAGCCATGATCAAGCGCCAGTTCGACGTGTTGTACCGCGAAGGCGAGACATCGGGACGGGTCATGGCGATCGCGGTGCATCCTTTCGTGACGGGGCTGCCGCACCGCATAGGCGCGCTGGACGCGGCACTGGAATATATCTGTGGCCATGAAGGCGTATGGCTGGCCACGGGCCGTGAAATCCTGGAGCACTACGTCCAGAGCGATTTCGCCAGGGCCATGGAGCCGCTGCCCCCGCCCGGTAAGGCCTAG
- a CDS encoding tripartite tricarboxylate transporter substrate binding protein, translated as MKARRLIALLCLAVCSSIAHAYPDRPIRIVLGFPAGGGADVVLRTVTPGLAEDLGQPVIVDNRPGAGGNLGMDIVAKAAPDGYTLLMAAPGLATNASLYENLPFDPATDFKAVGMVSSVANVLVVNPALPVYSVADLIDYAKRHPGELNYASSGIGTSLHLAGALFERDAGVKLTHVPYRGGPAATTDLISGQVQMMFNVLPLAVPQVKAGKLRALAVTGPTRSPALPDVPTMMEAGLKGYTAITWNGIVAPAGTPSPIINQLNAALQRVLDRPDVQKTFAAMGQDVVKDTPEEFDAMLKAETAKWHQVIESAGIKAE; from the coding sequence ATGAAAGCGCGTCGCCTGATCGCCTTGCTGTGCCTGGCGGTATGCAGCAGTATTGCCCACGCCTACCCGGACCGCCCGATCAGGATCGTGCTGGGCTTTCCCGCCGGTGGCGGCGCGGATGTCGTGCTGCGCACCGTGACGCCAGGACTGGCGGAAGACCTGGGCCAGCCCGTCATCGTGGACAACCGGCCGGGCGCGGGCGGCAACCTGGGCATGGATATCGTGGCGAAGGCGGCGCCCGATGGCTATACGCTGCTGATGGCCGCCCCGGGCCTGGCCACCAACGCCAGCCTGTACGAGAACCTGCCCTTCGATCCCGCCACGGACTTCAAGGCCGTCGGGATGGTCAGCAGCGTGGCCAACGTGCTGGTGGTGAATCCGGCCCTGCCGGTGTATAGCGTCGCGGACCTCATCGATTACGCCAAGCGCCATCCGGGCGAATTGAACTATGCGTCTTCGGGCATCGGCACGTCCCTGCACCTGGCCGGCGCGCTGTTCGAGCGCGACGCCGGGGTGAAGCTCACCCACGTGCCGTATCGCGGGGGGCCTGCCGCCACCACCGACCTGATCAGTGGGCAGGTCCAAATGATGTTCAACGTCCTGCCGCTGGCGGTGCCGCAGGTCAAGGCCGGCAAGCTGCGCGCACTGGCGGTGACGGGCCCGACGCGATCGCCGGCCTTGCCCGACGTGCCGACGATGATGGAAGCGGGGCTCAAGGGCTATACCGCCATCACATGGAACGGCATCGTGGCGCCCGCCGGCACCCCGTCGCCCATCATCAACCAGTTGAATGCCGCGCTGCAAAGGGTGCTCGACCGCCCGGACGTGCAGAAGACGTTCGCCGCCATGGGGCAGGACGTCGTCAAGGACACGCCGGAAGAGTTCGACGCCATGCTGAAGGCCGAGACCGCCAAATGGCACCAGGTCATCGAGTCGGCCGGCATCAAGGCCGAGTGA